From a region of the Emcibacteraceae bacterium genome:
- a CDS encoding type II secretion system F family protein, giving the protein MIVDNPNILMFGVFATVVILFLTVSLAVGIFGKANKITQARLDKIKGRHNKEAMIQQHKRALFKKQETSILDGLIPKPQELRKRLKKTGMDISFKQYIIANVVIALVIFVILMLITSLSFIPCFAVALAVGLLLPHLWVNITIKKRLEKFTTQFPEAIDLIVRGLKAGLPVTESIYAVSQEMAAPISTEFKTIIDENRFGKTLDEALWQASDKLDTPEFKFFVICISVQQETGGNLAETLANLSNILRGRAQLKLKIKAMSSEGKASAAIIGALPFIMLGILSVLNYDYMSTMFIDPRGQLGLLGGLIWMAIGMFIISKLINFET; this is encoded by the coding sequence ATGATAGTTGATAATCCTAATATATTGATGTTCGGTGTCTTTGCGACCGTGGTTATCCTGTTTTTGACTGTTTCACTTGCTGTCGGCATTTTTGGCAAGGCAAACAAAATCACTCAGGCACGCCTTGATAAAATTAAAGGGCGCCACAACAAGGAAGCAATGATCCAGCAGCATAAAAGAGCATTGTTTAAAAAGCAGGAAACGTCAATTCTGGACGGTCTTATTCCTAAACCACAGGAACTACGGAAACGGCTTAAAAAAACAGGCATGGATATTAGTTTCAAGCAATATATTATTGCTAATGTCGTTATTGCATTAGTAATATTTGTTATCTTGATGCTGATAACAAGTTTATCATTTATACCCTGTTTTGCAGTTGCGCTGGCCGTTGGACTGCTGCTGCCTCATCTATGGGTTAACATAACTATTAAAAAGAGACTGGAAAAATTTACCACACAGTTCCCTGAAGCAATTGATTTAATCGTCAGGGGTTTAAAAGCGGGTCTTCCTGTGACTGAATCTATCTATGCAGTTAGCCAGGAAATGGCAGCACCAATATCAACTGAGTTTAAAACAATTATTGATGAAAACCGTTTTGGTAAGACGCTTGATGAAGCATTATGGCAGGCGTCCGACAAACTGGATACACCAGAATTTAAGTTTTTCGTTATCTGTATTTCTGTACAACAGGAAACAGGGGGTAATCTTGCAGAGACATTGGCTAATTTGTCCAATATTCTTCGTGGTCGTGCACAACTGAAACTTAAAATAAAAGCAATGTCATCAGAAGGTAAAGCCAGTGCCGCCATTATAGGTGCGCTTCCTTTCATCATGCTGGGTATTCTTTCTGTGCTGAATTATGACTATATGAGCACTATGTTCATCGACCCCCGCGGACAATTGGGGTTGCTGGGTGGACTGATATGGATGGCTATAGGCATGTTTATTATTTCCAAACTAATTAATTTCGAGACATAA